In Saccharomyces cerevisiae S288C chromosome VIII, complete sequence, a genomic segment contains:
- the GPI16 gene encoding GPI-anchor transamidase subunit GPI16 (Subunit of the glycosylphosphatidylinositol transamidase complex; involved in the addition of GPIs to newly synthesized proteins; luminally-oriented, type I integral membrane glycoprotein of the ER; human PIG-T homolog), producing the protein MILTLAYFMLGTLLLGVFAEDTVSQIGINDSLWYPYDEALVLKPLPNNDLLLSFAFQLQSEPFDPAVSSMSYDAYEHYTTFPRAIPPLLESTATRQFHLRFTRGFWDALSWGQLPHAGKEAGASGVELWSQVQAMDQEQAFHNWKKLSNSLSGLFCSSLNFIDESRTTFPRRSYASDIGAPLFNSTEKLYLMRASLPNEPICTENLTPFIKLLPTRGKSGLTSLLDGHKLFDSLWNSISLDIATICSEDEDALCHYEMDARIEMVTHVPSALARGERPIPKPLDGNTLRCDTDKPFDSYQCFPLPEPSQTHFKLSQLFARPINNGNLFANRPTRICAEVDRSTWTAFLSVDDTIFSTHDNCFDLSNDQNEGGSGYDFILESTDTTKVTPIVPVPIHVSRSLTGNGQDRGGMRIVFHNDNDTPVKLIYFESLPWFMRVYLSSLQITSTTSPQLQENDIILDKYYLQAADRKRPGHLEFTMLIPANTDIVMTYQFDKALLQFAEYPPDANHGFEIDAAVITVLSLESSSSLYEMRTSTLLLSLSTPDFSMPYNVIILTSTIMGLIFGMLYNLMVKRMVTVEEADKITLQSGLKYKLLKLKEKFLGKKKTKTD; encoded by the coding sequence ATGATCCTCACACTGGCCTATTTCATGCTGGGCACTCTACTACTGGGTGTGTTCGCAGAAGACACGGTGTCGCAGATTGGTATAAATGACAGTTTATGGTATCCGTACGACGAAGCACTGGTGTTGAAGCCGCTGCCCAACAATGATCTGCTACTCTCATTTGCATTCCAACTGCAATCGGAACCGTTTGACCCGGCCGTATCATCCATGTCATATGATGCGTATGAGCACTACACGACTTTCCCACGGGCCATCCCACCATTGTTGGAATCTACTGCCACGCGTCAGTTTCATTTAAGATTTACCAGAGGATTCTGGGATGCCCTGTCGTGGGGACAGTTGCCACATGCTGGAAAAGAGGCAGGTGCCTCAGGTGTGGAATTGTGGTCGCAAGTGCAGGCCATGGATCAGGAACAGGCGTTCCATAATTGGAAAAAACTGTCCAATTCATTGAGCGGattgttttgttcttctttaaattttatCGACGAGTCAAGGACGACCTTTCCCCGGCGGTCATATGCTTCTGATATAGGAGCTCCTCTTTTCAATAGCACCGAGAAACTGTACCTGATGCGAGCATCGTTGCCCAATGAACCCATCTGTACCGAGAACTTGACGCCGTTCATAAAACTATTGCCTACTAGGGGCAAATCCGGTTTGACATCTCTCTTGGATGGTCATAAATTGTTCGACTCTCTATGGAATAGTATTTCCTTGGATATTGCCACTATTTGttctgaagatgaagatgctCTTTGTCACTACGAGATGGACGCACGCATAGAAATGGTAACACACGTTCCCTCCGCCTTGGCAAGAGGTGAGAGACCTATCCCCAAACCTTTGGATGGGAACACATTGCGTTGTGACACGGATAAACCCTTTGATTCTTACCAATGCTTCCCTCTACCGGAACCTTCGCAGACTCACTTCAAGCTGTCTCAGCTGTTTGCCAGACCAATAAACAATGGCAACCTGTTTGCTAATAGGCCCACAAGAATTTGTGCAGAAGTTGACCGTTCTACCTGGACTGCGTTTTTGTCAGTTGACGATACTATTTTCAGCACACATGATAATTGCTTTGACTTATCAAACGATCAAAATGAGGGTGGTTCGGGCTACGACTTTATTTTAGAATCGACGGACACTACTAAAGTTACTCCCATAGTTCCTGTCCCAATTCACGTAAGCAGATCTCTGACTGGTAATGGACAAGATCGTGGTGGAATGCGTATTGTTTTCCATAACGACAATGATACCCCTGTGAAGTTGATTTATTTCGAATCATTGCCATGGTTCATGAGAGTTTACCTATCCTCTCTTCAAATTACTTCTACTACCTCTCCGCAATTGCAAGAAAACGATATCATCTTAGATAAATACTATTTACAAGCGGCCGATAGAAAAAGACCTGGCCACTTGGAGTTCACGATGTTAATTCCAGCTAATACGGACATTGTAATGACTTATCAATTCGATAAAGCTCTTCTGCAATTTGCCGAGTATCCACCAGATGCAAACCATGGTTTTGAAATCGATGCAGCTGTAATCACCGTGCTATCTTTGGAGTCCTCATCGTCTCTTTATGAAATGAGAACCTCTACCCTATTGTTATCCCTGTCTACACCGGATTTTAGTATGCCGTATAACGTCATCATTCTAACATCTACAATCATGGGACTCATATTCGGTATGCTATACAATTTGATGGTGAAGAGAATGGTCACCGTCGAAGAGGCCGATAAGATTACGTTGCAATCTGGCTTAAAATACAAATTGCTAAAGCTAAAGGAAAAGTTCCtagggaaaaaaaagactaAAACAGACTAA
- the KOG1 gene encoding ubiquitin-binding TORC1 subunit KOG1 (Ubiquitin-binding protein; centrally regulates metabolic homeostasis and carbon utilization during nutrient limitation by managing Snf1p activity; subunit of TORC1 rapamycin-sensitive complex involved in growth control; central scaffold that holds the different components of TORC1 together; contains four HEAT repeats and seven WD-40 repeats), whose translation MPEIYGPQPLKPLNTVMRHGFEEQYQSDQLLQSLANDFIFYFDDKRHKTNGNPIPEEDKQRDVNRYYQPITDWKIMKDRQKTVSAALLLCLNLGVDPPDVMKTHPCARVEAWVDPLNFQDSKKAIEQIGKNLQAQYETLSLRTRYKQSLDPCVEDVKRFCNSLRRTSKEDRILFHYNGHGVPKPTKSGEIWVFNRGYTQYIPVSLYDLQTWLGAPCIFVYDCNSAENILINFQKFVQKRIKDDEEGNHDVAAPSPTSAYQDCFQLASCTSDELLLMSPELPADLFSCCLTCPIEISIRIFLMQSPLKDSKYKIFFENSTSNQPFGDSKNSFKSKIPNVNIPGMLSDRRTPLGELNWIFTAITDTIAWTSLPRPLFKKLFRHDLMIAALFRNFLLAKRIMPWYNCHPVSDPELPDSITTHPMWKSWDLAMDEVLTKIVIDLKNAPPATALESQMILQQQETLQNGGSSKSNAQDTKAGSIQTQSRFAVANLSTMSLVNNPALQSRKSISLQSSQQQLQQQQQQQQQFTGFFEQNLTAFELWLKYASNVRHPPEQLPIVLQVLLSQVHRIRALVLLSRFLDLGPWAVYLSLSIGIFPYVLKLLQSPAPELKPILVFIWARIMSIDYKNTQSELIKEKGYMYFVTVLVPDWGVNGMSATNGSAMINSGNPLTMTASQNINGPSSRYYERQQGNRTSNLGHNNLPFYHSNDTTDEQKAMAVFVLASFVRNFPLGQKNCFSLELVNKLCFYIDNSEIPLLRQWCVILLGLLFADNPLNRFVCMNTGAVEILLKSLKDPVPEVRTASIFALKHFISGFQDAEVILRLQQEFEEQYQQLHSQLQHLQNQSHLQQQQSQQQQQHLEQQQMKIEKQIRHCQVMQNQLEVIDLRKLKRQEIGNLISILPLINDGSSLVRKELVVYFSHIVSRYSNFFIVVVFNDLLEEIKLLEKSDINTRNTSDKYSVSQGSIFYTVWKSLLILAEDPFLENKELSKQVIDYILLELSAHKELGGPFAVMEKFLLKRSSKAHQTGKFGFNSSQVQFVKSSLRSFSPNERVDNNAFKKEQQQHDPKISHPMRTSLAKLFQSLGFSESNSDSDTQSSNTSMKSHTSKKGPSGLYLLNGNNNIYPTAETPRFRKHTEPLQLPLNSSFLDYSREYFQEPQMKKQEADEPGSVEYNARLWRRNRNETIIQETQGEKKLSIYGNWSKKLISLNNKSQPKLMKFAQFEDQLITADDRSTITVFDWEKGKTLSKFSNGTPFGTKVTDLKLINEDDSALLLTGSSDGVIKIYRDYQDVDTFKIVSAWRGLTDMLLTPRSTGLLTEWLQIRGSLLTTGDVKVIRVWDAHTETVEVDIPAKTSSLITSLTADQLAGNIFVAGFADGSLRVYDRRLDPRDSMIRRWRAGNDKQGVWINNVHLQRGGYRELVSGATNGVVELWDIRSEDPVESFVDQNVTSQYGSQQKPTTMTCMQVHEHAPIIATGTKQIKIWTTSGDLLNSFKNSHNNGVTSTLAATGIPKSLSYSSTSDAFLSSMAFHPHRMMIAATNSHDSIVNIYKCEDERIDYF comes from the coding sequence ATGCCGGAGATTTATGGACCTCAGCCATTAAAGCCACTCAATACGGTGATGAGACATGGGTTTGAAGAGCAATACCAAAGTGACCAACTTTTACAATCACTCGCGAATGATTTCATATTCTACTTTGATGATAAACGACACAAAACTAATGGAAATCCGATTCCTGAAGAGGATAAACAACGAGATGTAAATCGTTATTACCAGCCGATTACCGATTGGAAGATTATGAAAGATCGACAGAAGACAGTAAGTGCGGCCCTTTTATTATGCTTGAATTTAGGTGTCGATCCCCCTGATGTTATGAAGACACATCCCTGTGCCAGAGTTGAAGCATGGGTAGACCCATTGAATTTCCAGGACTCGAAGAAAGCAATAGAACAAATTGGTAAAAACTTACAAGCACAGTACGAAACTCTGTCTTTGAGAACACGCTATAAACAAAGCTTGGATCCTTGTGTAGAGGATGTCAAACGGTTTTGCAACTCGCTAAGAAGAACTTCTAAGGAAGATAGGATACTTTTCCACTACAACGGACATGGTGTGCCTAAGCCTACAAAATCAGGTGAAATTTGGGTTTTCAACAGAGGTTATACACAATATATTCCGGTATCTTTGTATGACCTGCAAACTTGGTTAGGTGCGCCATGTATATTTGTCTATGATTGCAACAGTGCtgaaaatatattaatCAACTTTCAGAAGTTTGTGCAAAAGAGGattaaagatgatgaagagggAAATCATGATGTTGCCGCGCCATCACCAACTTCAGCTTATCAAGATTGTTTCCAATTAGCCTCTTGCACTTCCGATGAACTTTTACTTATGAGTCCGGAACTACCCGCAGATTTGTTTAGTTGTTGTTTGACCTGTCCAATAGAGATTAGCATCCGTATCTTTCTCATGCAGTCACCCTTAAAAGATTctaaatataaaattttcttcgaaAATAGTACTTCAAATCAACCGTTTGGTGATAGTAAGAACTCGTTCAAGTCCAAAATACCCAACGTCAATATCCCTGGAATGTTGTCGGATAGGAGAACGCCGTTGGGAGAACTAAATTGGATTTTTACAGCTATAACGGACACAATTGCATGGACATCCCTCCCCCGAccacttttcaaaaaattattcagaCATGATTTAATGATTGCTGCGcttttcagaaattttcttctagcCAAAAGAATAATGCCGTGGTACAATTGCCATCCTGTATCTGATCCAGAATTACCAGATAGTATAACCACACATCCAATGTGGAAATCTTGGGATTTAGCCATGGATGAAGTACTGACTAAAATAGTCATTGATCTGAAAAATGCTCCTCCCGCTACTGCCTTAGAGAGTCAGATGATTCTAcaacaacaagaaaccTTACAGAATGGTGGCAGCTCTAAGTCGAATGCCCAAGATACGAAAGCCGGAAGTATTCAAACACAATCGAGATTTGCAGTGGCCAATTTAAGTACAATGTCTCTAGTAAATAACCCTGCTCTccaatcaagaaaatctaTATCTTTGCAAAGCTCACAGCAACAATtacagcagcagcaacaacaacaacaacaatttacaggattttttgaacaaaatttGACTGCTTTTGAATTGTGGTTGAAATATGCTTCAAATGTCAGACACCCGCCTGAGCAGCTTCCTATCGTTTTACAGGTTCTTCTTTCGCAAGTGCATCGTATACGTGCGTTGGTACTTTTATCCAGATTTTTAGATTTAGGCCCGTGGGCTGTCTACCTGTCACTTTCAATAGGTATCTTCCCCTACGTTTTGAAGCTGCTACAAAGTCCAGCACCTGAGTTGAAGCCCATCCTAGTTTTTATTTGGGCCCGTATCATGTCAATAGATTACAAAAACACGCAAAGTGAattaatcaaagaaaagggTTATATGTATTTTGTTACAGTGTTAGTACCTGATTGGGGTGTTAATGGCATGTCAGCTACAAATGGCTCAGCCATGATAAATAGTGGGAACCCGTTGACAATGACTGCATCGCAGAATATAAATGGTCCATCTTCAAGATATTATGAACGCCAGCAAGGAAATAGAACATCCAACTTGGGCCACAATAATCTTCCATTTTATCATTCTAATGATACCACCGATGAACAAAAAGCTATGGCTGTCTTTGTTTTGGCATCATTCGTTCGAAACTTTCCTCTGgggcaaaaaaattgttttagTTTGGAACTGGTCAACAAGTTGTGCTTTTATATTGATAATTCTGAGATACCCCTACTAAGACAGTGGTGTGTTATTTTATTAGGTTTATTGTTTGCTGATAACCCCTTAAACAGGTTTGTATGTATGAATACTGGTGCTGTTGAAATATTACTAAAATCTTTGAAGGACCCTGTACCTGAAGTTAGAACAGCTTCTATATTTGCATTGAAGCATTTCATATCTGGATTTCAAGATGCAGAGGTAATTTTGAGATTGCaacaagaatttgaagaacagTATCAGCAATTACATTCGCAATTACAGCATCTCCAAAATCAATCCCATctacaacaacaacagtcccagcaacagcagcagcatcTTGAGCAGCAGCAGatgaaaattgaaaagcaGATTCGTCATTGTCAAGTTATGCAAAATCAACTAGAAGTTATTGATTTGAGGAAGTTAAAAAGACAGGAAATTGGCAACTTGATCTCAATCTTACCTTTAATCAATGATGGTTCATCATTAGTCCGTAAGGAACTAGTCGTATATTTTTCGCATATTGTGAGTCGTTACTCtaacttttttattgtagTTGTATTCAATGATTTGttggaagaaataaaacTTTTAGAGAAAAGTGATATCAATACTCGAAACACTTCCGATAAGTATTCAGTTAGTCAGGGTTCCATTTTCTACACTGTTTGGAAATCTCTCTTGATTCTAGCCGAAGATCCCTTTTTAGAGAACAAGGAATTATCCAAGCAGGTTATAGATTATATTTTGCTTGAATTAAGCGCCCATAAGGAACTTGGTGGACCATTTGCAGTtatggaaaaatttttgttgaaaagaagcTCGAAAGCTCACCAAACTGGTAAATTTGGATTTAATTCTTCGCAGGTTCAATTTGTAAAAAGTTCATTACGATCATTCTCACCAAATGAGAGGGTAGATAATAATGCATTCAAAAAAgagcaacaacagcatGACCCAAAGATATCTCATCCAATGCGGACATCTTTAGCTAAACTTTTCCAGAGTCTTGGTTTTAGCGAATCCAATAGTGACTCTGATACTCAATCATCAAATACTTCGATGAAATCGCATACCTCAAAAAAGGGTCCCTCGGGCTTATATTTATTGAATggcaataataatatttatcCTACAGCTGAGACTCCAAGATTCCGGAAGCATACAGAACCCTTACAATTGCCATTAAATAGTTCCTTTTTAGACTATTCACgtgaatattttcaagaaccacaaatgaaaaagcaaGAGGCGGATGAACCTGGCAGTGTTGAGTATAATGCTAGATTGTGGAGACGTAACAGAAATGAAACTATTATCCAGGAAACACAGGgggagaaaaaattatcgATTTATGGGAATTGGtccaaaaaattgattagTTTAAATAACAAAAGTCAACCAAAACTGATGAAGTTTGCCCAGTTTGAAGATCAGCTGATTACTGCAGATGATAGAAGTACCATTACAGTTTTTGATTGGGAGAAAGGAAAGACTTTGTCCAAATTCTCCAATGGTACTCCTTTTGGCACAAAAGTTACTGACCTGAAACTCATTAACGAGGATGACTCCGCCCTTTTATTGACAGGTTCTTCAGACGGTGTTATCAAAATATACAGAGACTACCAAGATGTCGACACCTTTAAAATTGTATCCGCCTGGAGAGGCTTGACCGATATGTTATTGACACCTAGATCCACAGGTTTACTAACCGAATGGTTACAAATAAGAGGATCATTGTTAACAACTGGTGATGTTAAGGTTATCCGTGTCTGGGATGCGCATACAGAAACGGTTGAAGTGGACATTCCTGCAAAAACATCATCTTTAATTACATCCTTGACGGCTGATCAGCTAGCAGGTAATATCTTCGTAGCAGGGTTTGCAGATGGCTCCCTGAGAGTATATGATCGCCGTCTCGATCCAAGAGATTCCATGATACGTCGCTGGAGAGCTGGAAATGATAAGCAGGGAGTTTGGATTAACAATGTTCATTTACAAAGAGGTGGTTACAGAGAATTGGTCAGTGGAGCTACCAATGGTGTTGTAGAGTTATGGGATATAAGGTCCGAAGATCCGGTAGAATCGTTTGTTGATCAAAACGTAACTTCTCAGTACGGTTCGCAACAAAAACCAACGACAATGACGTGCATGCAGGTTCATGAGCATGCTCCGATAATTGCGACAGGGACTAAACAAATAAAGATATGGACGACATCTGGAGatcttttgaattcttttaaaaacTCACATAATAATGGCGTAACAAGTACATTAGCCGCTACGGGAATCCCAAAGTCACTGTCCTACTCTTCCACTTCTGATGCATTTTTATCTTCGATGGCTTTCCATCCTCATAGAATGATGATTGCGGCCACCAATTCTCACGATTCTATTGTAAATATCTACAAGTGTGAAGACGAGAGAATTGATTATTTTTGA
- the IKI1 gene encoding Elongator subunit IKI1 (Subunit of hexameric RecA-like ATPase Elp456 Elongator subcomplex; which is required for modification of wobble nucleosides in tRNA; iki1 mutations confer resistance to the K. lactis toxin zymocin; localizes to cytosol, nucleus and peroxisomes) translates to MASSSHNPVILLKRILSLTESSPFILCLDSIAQTSYKLIQEFVHQSKSKGNEYPIVYISFETVNKPSYCTQFIDATQMDFVHLVKQIISYLPAATATQAKKHMVIIDSLNYISTEYITRFLSEIASPHCTMVATYHKDIKDENRTVIPDWNNNYPDKLTLLQFMATTIVDIDVVLTGTLDTEEVSELLNEFRIPRGLNNDIFQLRLVNKRKSGRSLEYDFIVNSNTHEYELLSTTKQEEESSSNGLETPEMLQGLTTFNLGTSNKQKLAKDQVALPFLEAQSFGQGGAIVYEYEKDDDYDEEDPYEDPF, encoded by the coding sequence ATGGCCAGTTCGTCACATAACCCTGtcattcttttgaaaagaatctTATCGCTCACAGAAAGCTCCCCTTTCATTTTGTGCTTAGATTCTATTGCCCAGACCTCATACAAGCTCATCCAAGAATTCGTCCACCAGAGCAAGAGTAAAGGAAATGAGTATCCAATTGTGTACATTTCGTTCGAAACAGTGAATAAACCATCGTACTGTACTCAATTTATTGACGCTACGCAGATGGATTTTGTACATTTAGTGAAACAAATTATATCATATCTACCGGCTGCTACTGCCACACAGGCAAAAAAGCACATGGTCATTATCGATTCATTGAACTATATTTCTACAGAATACATAACAAGGTTTTTGTCTGAGATCGCCTCTCCTCACTGCACGATGGTTGCGACTTATCATAAAGACATCAAAGATGAGAACCGTACGGTAATACCTGATTGGAATAACAATTATCCTGATAAGTTGACTTTACTGCAGTTTATGGCCACTACAATAGTAGATATTGATGTGGTATTAACAGGCACTCTCGATACTGAGGAGGTGAGTGAATTGTTAAACGAATTTAGAATTCCTCGCGGGTTAAATAACGATATATTTCAATTACGACTTGTTAATAAAAGAAAGTCCGGCAGGTCATTGGAATACGACTTCATAGTAAATTCAAACACCCACGAATATGAATTATTATCAACCACTAAGCAAGAAGAGGAGAGCAGTAGTAACGGACTGGAGACACCCGAAATGTTGCAAGGATTAACAACATTCAACCTAGGAACATCCAACAAACAGAAGCTGGCCAAAGATCAAGTCGCATTGCCTTTTCTGGAGGCACAAAGCTTTGGACAAGGGGGTGCTATTGTTTATGAGTACGAAAAGGATGACGATtatgatgaagaggatcCATATGAGGATCCCTTTTAA
- the PFS1 gene encoding Pfs1p (Sporulation protein required for prospore membrane formation; required for prospore membrane formation at selected spindle poles; ensures functionality of all four spindle pole bodies during meiosis II; not required for meiotic recombination or meiotic chromosome segregation) has product MNQGYTQLSAPELKETKTSKLNKMNNFRSSPIAEIINKIPPDCGKIQNTTFPEFNPALRRRQHEQWPAYEKPIRVTDSMSPQLSSINCLPNLYPHGTLPLPNPYLSYLNHIEKVNCQDVKFSNWSVLHNSNNGFEIPTYFSPRTTQNMPCSEKVESWLERLPIFVGFDGYLFTNCFDYEYMLDWEETEFTFEKTSCMETDYSKALTDTDIIYIQEKKIEALIRNQYLKEYEFSQKDF; this is encoded by the coding sequence ATGAATCAAGGTTACACACAGCTTTCCGCACCGGAACTGAAGGAGACTAAAACATCGAAGCTAAATAAAATGAACAACTTTCGAAGCTCTCCGATTGCTGAGATAATTAATAAGATACCACCAGATTGCGGGAAGATACAGAATACAACATTTCCTGAGTTCAATCCAGCGTTAAGAAGACGACAACACGAACAGTGGCCTGCATACGAAAAACCAATAAGAGTTACTGACAGTATGTCACCACAGCTTTCTTCAATCAATTGTTTGCCAAATTTGTATCCCCACGGTACGCTACCATTACCAAACCCTTATTTATCCTATTTAAATcacattgaaaaagttaatTGCCAAGATGTCAAGTTTAGTAACTGGAGTGTTTTACATAATTCGAATAATGGATTTGAAATTCCGACATATTTCAGTCCACGGACAACACAAAACATGCCTTGTTCCGAAAAAGTTGAAAGCTGGCTTGAAAGATTACCAATTTTTGTGGGGTTCGACGgttatttatttacaaACTGCTTTGATTATGAATATATGTTGGATTGGGAAGAGACAGAATTTACATTCGAGAAAACATCATGTATGGAGACGGATTATTCTAAAGCTTTAACCGATACtgatattatatatattcaagagaaaaaaattgaagcGTTGATAAGAAACCAATATCTGAAGGAGTATgaattttctcaaaaagatttttga
- the PTH1 gene encoding aminoacyl-tRNA hydrolase (One of two mitochondrially-localized peptidyl-tRNA hydrolases; dispensable for respiratory growth on rich medium, but required for respiratory growth on minimal medium; see also PTH2), with translation MSGKWRLVLTGIGNPEPQYAGTRHNVGLYMLELLRKRLGLQGRTYSPVPNTGGKVHYIEDEHCTILRSDGQYMNLSGEQVCKVWARYAKYQARHVVIHDELSVACGKVQLRAPSTSIRGHNGLRSLLKCSGGRVPFAKLAIGIGREPGSRSRDPASVSRWVLGALTPQELQTLLTQSEPAAWRALTQYIS, from the coding sequence ATGTCCGGTAAATGGAGACTAGTGCTGACCGGGATAGGCAATCCAGAGCCTCAGTACGCTGGTACCCGTCACAATGTAGGGCTATATATGCTGGAGCTGCTACGAAAGCGGCTTGGTCTGCAGGGGAGAACTTATTCCCCTGTGCCTAATACGGGCGGCAAAGTGCATTATATAGAAGACGAACATTGTACGATACTAAGATCGGATGGCCAGTACATGAATCTAAGTGGAGAACAGGTGTGCAAGGTCTGGGCCCGGTACGCCAAGTACCAAGCCCGACACGTAGTTATTCATGACGAGTTAAGTGTGGCGTGTGGAAAAGTGCAGCTCAGAGCCCCCAGCACCAGTATTAGAGGTCATAATGGGCTGCGAAGCCTGCTAAAATGCAGTGGAGGCCGTGTACCCTTTGCCAAATTGGCTATTGGAATCGGCAGAGAACCTGGGTCCCGTTCTAGAGACCCTGCGAGCGTGTCCCGGTGGGTTCTGGGAGCTCTAACTCCGCAGGAACTACAAACCTTGCTTACACAGAGTGAACCTGCTGCCTGGCGTGCTCTGACTCAGTACATTTCATAG